The genomic window TACAGGAAAACTTTCCTATGCTGACATCAAGCAAAATGACTTAACTATTCGCAATATCCGTCTTTGGGATAATCGTCCACTTTTGCAAACAAATCGTCAATTACAACAAATTCGACCTTATTATAAATTTCCCAGCGCTGATATCGATCGCTACACGCTAAAAGAAGATAATCTAACGACAAAACGACAAGTCATAGTAGCGGCACGAGAACTAGATTATAGCAATGTACCCCAACAAGCGCAAACCTGGATCAATAAACATTTAATTTATACTCACGGTTACGGTTTTACTATTAGCCCAGTTAATATTGCTGGCGAAGGTGGACTTCCATACTATTTCGTTCGAGATATTGGTGATGGTTTGTCAAACAATAGCAGTAATGGGGGTTTGCGAACTTCTAGCCCGGAAATTCGTCACAGTATTCCGATCGCTAATCCGCGAATTTACTATGGAGAAATATCCGATACTTACGTGATGACAGGAAACAATGTTCAAGAATTAGACTATCCTAGTGGAGACGAAAATGTTTATAACACTTATGATGGTGAAGGTGGCATCAGTATCGCTTCTTGGTGGAGGCGTTTATTATTTGCTAAATACCTAAAAGATTGGCAAATGCTACTGACTAATAATTTTACTTCCCAAACTAAGTTATTATTCCGTCGCAACATTAATCTTAGGGTAAGAAACATTGCTCCTTTTCTGCGTTACGATAGTCAACCTTATTTAGTTGCTGCGGATACTTCATATCAGAATGGCAAAAAGAAAAAACTTCAATCGAGCGTACCAAGTTATCTCTACTGGATAATTGATGCTTATACAATTAGCGATCGCTATCCTTATTCCGAACCTAATGAAGAGAAATTTAACTATATCCGTAATTCTGTCAAAGTTGTAATTGATGCTTATCACGGTGACGTAAAATTTTATGTTGCCGATCCTAGCGACCCAATTATCAAAACTTGGAGTACCATATTTCCTAAAATGTTTAAATCCCTGGATGCTATGCCAAATACTCTCCGCAGTCATATCCGGTATCCAGTAGACTTGTTCAAAATTCAATCTAATAGATTGCTCACTTATCACATGATCGACCCTCAAGTGTTTTATAATCGAGAAGATTTATGGCAACTACCTACAGAAATTTATGCCAGTAAACCACAAATAGTTGAGCCTTATTATTTAATTATGAGATTGCCAACGGAAAGGCAAGAAGAATTTATTTTGCTTCTTCCATTTACTCCCGTACAACGTAATAATTTAATTGCTTGGTTAGCAGCGCGATCGGACAGAGAAGAATATGGAAAACTTTTATTATATCAGTTTCCCAAACAAAAACTCGTGTACGGTCAAGAACAAATAGAAGCTTTAATTAATCAAGATCCAGCTATTTCCCAACAAATTTCTTTATGGAATCGGCAAGGTTCGAGGGTTATACAAGGTAACCTTTTGGTAATTCCGATCGAAGAGTCTTTACTTTATGTCGAACCACTTTATCTAGAAGCAGAACAAAACAGCTTACCAACTTTAGTAAGAGTAATTGTAGTTTATGAAAACCGCATAGTGATGGCAGAAAGTTTGGAGCAAGCATTCCAAGCAATTTTCCAAACAGAAGAACTTACTCCAGCTATTATTAGACCTGTTTAATTGAGTTAATTTCTTAATAAAAATATTGCCCCTTTAACTTCGTTGTTGGTGCTTCTAAAGAGTCTACTAATCTTTCTAAATTTTCCACTTTGGGAGCAAATTTATATTGAAATTGCCGAAAATTAGCGAAATCTTTTGAATGAGAAATGCTACTGTTATTAAATGTGGTAAATGTCGTAATTCTTTCCAGACAAGCATTTAAAATAGCTATAAATTCATAATGATTGAAAGAGGTAGGACTATCATCGGGAAAAGTTAAGCTATTTGGTACAGAACTATAAATATTTAGTAAACGCTGCAATACTTGTAACACCCAATCAGTTTGTTCTAATTGCGGATACTGAGAAACAGAATTTAGTTTAACCATATATCTTAACCCTCGCTGATTTATCAAAAGCGTTCGAGTATATTACAACACTTTGTTGCTACTTGATGTTCAGTGTATTACGAAATTATACTGAAGATAATACCTTGTTTCTGCCAAATCATCCGGAACGATCGGTAATTTTACGAATTGACTAAAAAATATGTTATAGTTTCTCATTGGTGAGCTTTAGCCTGCTTTTGGCCTAGAAAAATGTAATTATGGTTACATTAGTAAAAAAAATAACTTTTAAGCAAAAAAATTTAGACTGAAATTAGTTTTAGGGTTTAAACTTTATTTAAAACTTAGGGTGCCAATAAATCAGCCATGCTAAATTTTGAATATGACTTTTACCAAAAATCGGTTTTTAAAATTTCGTGAATCTCAATTTTCGACATACTTAATCAAAATAGCATTAATCGCTGTTGCTTATGTTTTAGGTGGAAAATTAGCAGTTTCTATTCCAGGGGTACATCTTTTAGGTTCCTCTGTATGGCCACCTGCCGGAATTGCACAGGCTGCTTTACTTTTATTTGGGCTACGTTTTTGGCCTGGGGTAGCTTTAGGTGCTTTTTTATTTGACGTGATAGACCTCAAACCATCGTTGATGTTTGGATTGGGAGCATCTTTTGGTGCTGGTTTTCAAGCAGCATTAGCAGCATTTTTATTACATCGCTTTGGTTTTCGCGTATCTCTTTCTTCCTTGAAAGATGTTGTTAAGTTAGTGGTTTTTGGTGCTATTTTAGCAACTCAAATTAGTTGCACGCTGGGAGCTTTACGTTTGTGTTTAACTGGGTTGACTCCTTGGAGCGAATATTGGCAAGTGCGTTGGAATTGGTGGTTAGGAGATGCGATGGGCGTAATTATTTTTACCCCATTGTTATTGATTTTTTACCAAAACTACAAACCAGCAAATAAAAAACATAAGAATGGCAATAAAAATGTTAAAGAAGCTGTTTGGTTATTAATTTGGCTGGTCTTATTAGTTACCATAAGTTGGGTGGTTTTTGCATCTAAAAACGTCGGTTCAATTTCTCGTTATCCCTTAGAATATTTACCTTTCCCTCTAATAATTTGGGCAGCTATTCAATTTGGCCAACGGGGTGCTATTCTGTCTTCATTTATAGTTTCATGTATTGCGATTTGGGGTGGTTCTCAGGGAGGAGGGCCTTTTATTACCAAGGCGGAAAATGTCAGTCAAGCTATCTTATTTTTACAAGCTTTTATGGGCGTAATTACTATTACGTCGCTCCTCCTAGCAGCTACAGTTGCCGAACGCGCTTCCGCAGAAAATTTGTTGCGCCAGAGTGAAATTAAGTATCGAGAATTAGTAGAAAGTGCTAATAGTATTATTTTACGAATTGACACTTTAGGCAACATTACTTTTTTCAATGAGTTTGCTCAAAAGTTTTTTGGTTATAGCGAAGAGGAAATTATTGGTAAAAATGTTATCGGTACGATTTTCCCCGTGAAGAAAAACGCCCAAACTAAATTATCAATAATGTTGGCAGATATTTTTCACCATCCAGATAGATATGTAAATTGTGAAAATAAAAATATCCGCAGCAATGGTCAATTAGTTTGGGTATCTTGGGCCAATAAGGTACTAACCGATGAAGATGGTAATTTAACCGGAGTGCTTTGTGTCGGTACGGATATTACAGCCAAGAAAAAGGCGGAACTCGCGCTAAAAAAATTGAATGAAGAGTTAGAAACCAGGGTTGAAGAAAGAACTATTACGCTCAGACAAATTTTAGAAAAGTTAAGATATCAACAAGAACAATCAGAGCGGTTACTACTGAATATTTTACCGGAAGCAATCGCCGAACAATTAAAGCAGGGAACCAATACGATTGCCGATACTTTTGCAAATGCTACGGTGTTATTTGCGGACATTGTAGGTTTTACTCAACTAAGCGCTCGCGTTTCTCCGTCGGAATTGGTTCGTTTGTTAAATGAAATTTTTTCCACATTTGATTATTTAGCTGAAAAACATGGTTTAGAGAAAATCAAAACTATTGGTGATGCGTATATGGTAGTAGGAGGATTGCCGATGCCTAGAAGCGATCATGCAGAAGCTATTGCAGAAATGGCTTTAGATATGCAAAAAGCTATTACCCAGTTTGGCACTTCTCATGGAGAAACTTTTAGCATCAGAATTGGTATTAACAGTGGGCCAGTTGTAGCAGGGGTAATCGGGATTAAAAAATTTATCTACGATTTATGGGGAGACACCGTTAATACTGCTAGCAGGATGGAATCTCATGGTTTGCCTGATTGCATCCAGGTGACATCTGCTACTTATGAATTGTTAAAGGATAAATATTTGTTTGAAAATCGCGGTTCTATTCATATCAAAGGAAAAGGGGAAATGATTACTTACTTCCTGACCGGAAAAAAATCTCTCCCCTCAAATTCGACTAAAGTATTAGTTTAGTGTTTAGGTGTAAATGGGTGGTAAAGCGATCGGCATTACTGTCCCAAATAGGCTTCTAAAACTTGTGGGTTTTTCTGAATTTCTGTGGGAGTTCCATCCGCGAGATTGCGCCCTTCTGCTAATACCCAAACGCGATCGCATAGAGACATAATTACGTCCATATTGTGTTCGATGATCAAAAAAGTCATGCCTTCTTGGTTCCATCCCACGATGTAATCGCAAATGCGATCGATCAGCGCCGGGTTAACTCCAGCCGCAGGTTCATCTAACAAAATCAGCTTGGGATTCGTCATCAAAGCCCTAGCCATTTCTAGGAGTTTGCGCTGTCCACCCGATAATGCACCTGCATAAGCTCCTACCATATGGGCTAATCCGACTGATTCCAAAATTGTCATCGCCCGTTCTCTTAATTCTTTTTCTTCCTGAATTATCTGTTTGGGCTGCAACCAAACATTCCAAAAGTTTTCTCCCGTTTGTTTTTGGGCTGCTAATAACATATTTTCCATCACGGAAAGTTTTGATAGCACTCTAGCTACCTGAAACGTGCGAACCATACCCATCTGAGCAATTTGGTAAGGCTGCAAATTTTGAATCTGTTCTCCATCAAAGATTACTCTTCCCCGATCCGGGCGAATAAAATTAGAAAGTAAGTTAAAAAGAGTTGTTTTTCCGGCTCCGTTTGGCCCGATCAATCCGGTAATGCTACCTTTTGCTACCTCAATATTGGTATTATCAACTGCCTTTAAGCCACCAAAGTTTTTGCCCAGTCCAAAAGCTGCCAGTAAAGCAGGTTGCGGTGGTTTGCCGGGTGGTGGGGTATTTTCCACCTGTGTCAAAATATCTTCAATATCAGTTTGCGGCTGGTTTAAGGGAATGTAATTTTGTTCTTTTTCTGCCATGTTTTTAATTTATGCGAGCTTTTTACGTAAAGGTCAATTTCCTTGGTGATTTTGAATGCTGGCTGCTTTTTTATCTGCCAAGGGTTAGTTCCTCTTTTTTACCTAAAATACCTTGCGGTCGCATCATCATTAAAACGATTAGTAATAAACCAATTACCATGATCCGAAAAGCACCCAACCGTGCATCATCAAAAGGTAGAATTTCTGGTAAAACAAAACGGGTTAGGGTGTTATAACCCCAAAATAAAACGGCTCCTAAAATTGTGCCGACATTATTTCCAGCGCCACCTAAAACTACAATAGTCCAAGCTTCAAAAGTGGTGAGGGGAATAAAATCATCTGGGTAAACAGAGGTTTGTTGCCAAGCGTAGAAAGAACCTGCTATTCCGGCGATCGCACCTCCTAACATGAGAGATTGCAGCTTGTACCAGAAAACATTTTTACCCAAAGCTTTGGGAACTTCTTCATCTTCGCGAATCGATTTCAAAACGCGACCCCAAGGCGATCTCGCTAACCGCTCCAATTGCCAGAATACCAAAGCTAATACTGCGAGCAACAGCAGCATTAATCCAGCTTTGTAGGTGTAGTGATAAAGCGCGATCGCGCCAGCAATATAAATTGCTATTTCCAATAACAAACCAAAAATTAATAAGACTAAGGAATCGATCGGTGTTTTGCCTTCAGCTTTTGCTTGCTGCCATATTTTAGAGAACCACTGCCATAAAGACCAAGCGGTTACTGCGGCGATCGCACTTAGCAATCCGATCATCGCTAATCTCATCAATAGATTGGGGTTCCAAGTCGCCAGGGGTAAAGGAAAACCCTGTACGCCAAAGGTTCCTCTAGTCAGCCATTCTTCATTGAGTACCACCAAACGAACGATTTCCGCTACTCCGATCGTCACGATTGCCAGATAATCTTCCCTTAGCCGCAGAGTTGATAAACCCATCAAAAGCCCCAACAGCGCTGCTACAGCAGCACCAAGAATTACCGCTAAAAGGATCGGAGTACCGTTTAAAGAAAGCATCATGGTGGTATACGCGCCCACCGTCATAAAGGCAACGTGTCCGAAGTTAATCAAACCAGTGAAGCCCCATTGTAAATTCAGCCCTAGACTGAACAGGGCGGATATTCCCGTGGAAATTGCTAAAAAAACTAGATAATTAACCATGCGGCCTTTCAGATATAGAATAATGACAAAACTTCAAGGGTGCGTCATCATGCCCGGATACAGGGTGAATGCGCTTGTCAAGCAGTTACGCTAACGCATTCTACCGTAGCGGGGTAATCGGTCAGTATCAACAACCACTCTGATTTTGAGGATAGCGGGATTAAAGGTAGATACAGCCTCGATCGCGATCGCTCGGATCGGTATCGCTAGTTTGCTTAACTAGCGATCGTCAATTCCTTTTGCTAAATACCTCATCTTCAATCCGAAAAGAGCGCATTGCCGATTTCTCTTCAAAAATAGTTTCCCATTGCCAAATGCCATTTTTCCAATTTGCTTGCCTATGGATTTATCCGTAAAGGCAACCTAAAATCTAAGCTATTTAACTTAAAAGCTGTCACGTTGATTATTTTAGCTGGGGTGGGGGAGGAAAAAGATCGGTGAGGCAAAAGCAAGTGAATGGGTAATTGTTAAAGCAAATCGGCACAAGTCCTCAATCTCAAAACTACTATCTTGGCAAATATCGCTTCCTTCCAGGTTTTTCGCTTATGAATTTTCTTAGGTCTAGATTATTACGGTTAACTTACCAAATGGCCAGTTTAGTCGATCAGCTTTCTGATGAAGACTTACAAATAGCTTGGCGTGTCTTACAATCTGTTTATTACGACCTTTATATGCTAAAAGCAATTCACGAGGCAAAGCGATCCGTGCAGCCAGGAGATAGTATGTCTTATGAAGAGGCCGTAAGAGTTTTGCGATTACCGTAATTTTCCTGTAACATCTTCAAATTATGTATGCAAAACGCCCCGTGAGTTTAGAAGTGCGGTACACGAGATCTTTTCTAGTTGACCTGAAAAACTTAGAGTATGCTGCACGGGAACGCATTTACGAAGTTGTGTTTGAAAAATTTAAAAAGATCGATCGCATTCAAGACCTACCAGGATTGCATCGCCTAGATACCGATGGCATATTTTATCGTTTCAGTGTAGATAACTATATGATTGGCGTGGAGTTAACGGGAAATCTGGTGAAGTTTTTGCGGGTTTTACCTAAACCCGATATTTAAATAGTAAAAAAAGGAAGAGTCAGAAGCAAAGAAACAGGAGAATGGAAAAACAACTAGAAGTAAATAATAATTTATAGCTTTGCTTGAGGGAAAAAATCTCAAAAATTAAATAATATAGATCGGCAAAACTACTGAAAAAGCGGAAACGATCGAGTTACAGCAGTTTCCAGTTAAGTAAAGTACGGGATAAAAACCCGGTTTCTTGAAGAAACCGGGTTTTTGTTAGCAGTTATGCGTACCTCATTTACTTGGAAAGTGCTGTAACTTCTAAAACACATTAAGTAATCCTTTCTCGCCTTTAACTTCTCTATCTTGGCAGTGCATAAAAAAACTCGCGATCGCATTTCAAACCAAAATGCCATAGCTGAAGAGATTTTCCTCTCGACTAATCTTACGTTTTCTAGCTGTTGAGTTTCCTTCAACCCCCGTAACGTAAACTGTTAAAGACAATTGACGAATGGAATTTGTTATGGACGCAGCTGCACTATGGCAACGTTACCAAGATTGGCTTTACTACCATGAGGGATTGGGATTTTATCTCGATATCAGTCGGATGGGCTTTAACGATGCCTTCGTGGAAGAGTTAAAACCAAAGTTTGACCAGGCTTTTCAGGATATGGCGGCGTTGGAAGCCGGAAGTATCGCTAATCCCGATGAAAACCGAATGGTGGGTCACTACTGGTTACGCAATCCCGATCTTGCCCCCACACCAGAAATTCGGCAAGATATTATCCAAAATATTGAAAACATCGAAAATTTTGCCCGAAAAGTTCATAACGGAGATATTCATCCCCCATCCGTTCACAAATTTACTGATATTATTTCGATCGGCATTGGCGGTTCCGCACTTGGCCCGGAATTTGTTGCGGAAGCTCTTTCTCCCACTTTTCCACCCCTAGACATCCACTTTATCGATAATACCGATCCGGCAGGGATCGATCGCATTCTCACCAAACTAAAAGACCGCCTCGGTAGCACGATGGTCATCGTCATATCCAAATCAGGTGGCACCCCGGAACCCCGCAATGGGATGATTGAAGTAAAAAATGCTTATACTGCCAAGAATCTAGACTTTTCTCAATACGCCGTTGCCATTACTGGAGTTGGTAGCAATCTAGACCAACAAGCTAAATCAGAAGGCTGGCTAGCTACTTTCCCAATGGAAGACTGGGTGGGAGGACGCACCTCAGAATTGTCTGCGGTTGGTTTATTACCAGCCGCTTTGCAGGGAATTGACATCCGCGCCATGCTGGAAGGTGCCAAAGAAATGGATACCGCTACCCGCGTACCAGAGATAAAAAATAATCCCGCCGCTTTGTTAGCACTCTCCTGGTATTTCGCCGGCAATGGCAAAGGGGAAAAAGACATGGTAGTGCTGCCTTATAAAGATAGCTTGTTGCTATTTAGCCGCTACCTCCAACAATTAGTGATGGAGTCTTTGGGGAAAGAAAAAGACCTCAACGGTAATACCGTCTATCAGGGTATTGCTGTTTACGGTAATAAAGGGTCAACCGACCAACACGCCTACGTGCAACAGTTGCGAGAAGGCGTCCCCAACTTCTTTGCTACTTTTATCGAAGTGTTGGAAGACCGTCAAGGGTCATCAATCGAAATCGAAGCGGGTGTTACATCTGGAGATTATTTATCTGGTTTTCTGCAAGGCACTCGCACAGCACTTTACGAAAATCAACGAGGTTCGATTACGGTCACGATTTCCCAAGTAAATCCTCGCATGGTGGGAGCGTTGATTGCTTTGTACGATCGCGCTGTTGGTTTGTATGGTTTCCTCGTTAACATTAACGCTTATCACCAACCAGGAGTAGAAGCTGGCAAAAAAGCCGCCGCCGCTATTTTGGATTTGCAAAAACAAGTAGTGAAGGTGCTTCAAGCAGAAGGCGCTGCAATTTCTTTAAGCCAATTAGCTGAAAAAGCAGGTGCAAAAGATGAAATAGAAGCAATTTATAAGATTTTGCGTCATTTAGCTGCCAATAATCGCGGTATAGTTCTTCATGGTAATCCGGGTCAGCCAAGTAGTTTAAAAGTTTCTACCAATTAACTGAGGGGGTGGGTATAACCCACCCCTAATTTTTTCCCATTAAACCCGACTAAATTAGTCATCTTTCCCATATCATATTTTGATTATTTTTTGTTACTTGATTAACAAATTTTTATATCCTCTGAGCTAGACTTAAAGCAAAGCCTGAATTCCAAACAGGATATTTATTTATAAAAGGT from Leptolyngbyaceae cyanobacterium includes these protein-coding regions:
- a CDS encoding UPF0182 family protein, producing the protein MFYQPIVKLIILLIGLWLGFDLVSNFVAELLWFQEVGYSEEFLLRLQTQAALWTIALASAAFLFFNLTLAQKQENKSGENNADKVAPLTLSWLLPLVLVLVLIIIFIFLYYGLVALSYWHPDYALANVLPPLPLRFGLISIWQTVLQLWRQLLLVAIVPVLAIAIIWHPHFFLKAIGLLISLSFGLVLSGHWSTFLQYLNSTLFNSTEPLFGLDITFYIFTLPFWELLEFWLLGIFLYAWIAVALIYLLSGKSLSNGLFLGFTQQQQRHLYALGSAVSLCLSFSFWLRRYELVYSTRGVMYGANYTDVKVQLPLYLSIVFIYFLLAIIGLFKTVFWDLTISKKTRKIEKFLLLCLLVFSVNSLGVPELVQYLIVQPNELARERPYIQRSITLTRQAFNLEKIKTETFNPTGKLSYADIKQNDLTIRNIRLWDNRPLLQTNRQLQQIRPYYKFPSADIDRYTLKEDNLTTKRQVIVAARELDYSNVPQQAQTWINKHLIYTHGYGFTISPVNIAGEGGLPYYFVRDIGDGLSNNSSNGGLRTSSPEIRHSIPIANPRIYYGEISDTYVMTGNNVQELDYPSGDENVYNTYDGEGGISIASWWRRLLFAKYLKDWQMLLTNNFTSQTKLLFRRNINLRVRNIAPFLRYDSQPYLVAADTSYQNGKKKKLQSSVPSYLYWIIDAYTISDRYPYSEPNEEKFNYIRNSVKVVIDAYHGDVKFYVADPSDPIIKTWSTIFPKMFKSLDAMPNTLRSHIRYPVDLFKIQSNRLLTYHMIDPQVFYNREDLWQLPTEIYASKPQIVEPYYLIMRLPTERQEEFILLLPFTPVQRNNLIAWLAARSDREEYGKLLLYQFPKQKLVYGQEQIEALINQDPAISQQISLWNRQGSRVIQGNLLVIPIEESLLYVEPLYLEAEQNSLPTLVRVIVVYENRIVMAESLEQAFQAIFQTEELTPAIIRPV
- a CDS encoding cytotoxic translational repressor of toxin-antitoxin stability system, giving the protein MYAKRPVSLEVRYTRSFLVDLKNLEYAARERIYEVVFEKFKKIDRIQDLPGLHRLDTDGIFYRFSVDNYMIGVELTGNLVKFLRVLPKPDI
- a CDS encoding branched-chain amino acid ABC transporter permease; translation: MVNYLVFLAISTGISALFSLGLNLQWGFTGLINFGHVAFMTVGAYTTMMLSLNGTPILLAVILGAAVAALLGLLMGLSTLRLREDYLAIVTIGVAEIVRLVVLNEEWLTRGTFGVQGFPLPLATWNPNLLMRLAMIGLLSAIAAVTAWSLWQWFSKIWQQAKAEGKTPIDSLVLLIFGLLLEIAIYIAGAIALYHYTYKAGLMLLLLAVLALVFWQLERLARSPWGRVLKSIREDEEVPKALGKNVFWYKLQSLMLGGAIAGIAGSFYAWQQTSVYPDDFIPLTTFEAWTIVVLGGAGNNVGTILGAVLFWGYNTLTRFVLPEILPFDDARLGAFRIMVIGLLLIVLMMMRPQGILGKKEELTLGR
- a CDS encoding glucose-6-phosphate isomerase, with product MDAAALWQRYQDWLYYHEGLGFYLDISRMGFNDAFVEELKPKFDQAFQDMAALEAGSIANPDENRMVGHYWLRNPDLAPTPEIRQDIIQNIENIENFARKVHNGDIHPPSVHKFTDIISIGIGGSALGPEFVAEALSPTFPPLDIHFIDNTDPAGIDRILTKLKDRLGSTMVIVISKSGGTPEPRNGMIEVKNAYTAKNLDFSQYAVAITGVGSNLDQQAKSEGWLATFPMEDWVGGRTSELSAVGLLPAALQGIDIRAMLEGAKEMDTATRVPEIKNNPAALLALSWYFAGNGKGEKDMVVLPYKDSLLLFSRYLQQLVMESLGKEKDLNGNTVYQGIAVYGNKGSTDQHAYVQQLREGVPNFFATFIEVLEDRQGSSIEIEAGVTSGDYLSGFLQGTRTALYENQRGSITVTISQVNPRMVGALIALYDRAVGLYGFLVNINAYHQPGVEAGKKAAAAILDLQKQVVKVLQAEGAAISLSQLAEKAGAKDEIEAIYKILRHLAANNRGIVLHGNPGQPSSLKVSTN
- a CDS encoding ABC transporter ATP-binding protein, with the translated sequence MAEKEQNYIPLNQPQTDIEDILTQVENTPPPGKPPQPALLAAFGLGKNFGGLKAVDNTNIEVAKGSITGLIGPNGAGKTTLFNLLSNFIRPDRGRVIFDGEQIQNLQPYQIAQMGMVRTFQVARVLSKLSVMENMLLAAQKQTGENFWNVWLQPKQIIQEEKELRERAMTILESVGLAHMVGAYAGALSGGQRKLLEMARALMTNPKLILLDEPAAGVNPALIDRICDYIVGWNQEGMTFLIIEHNMDVIMSLCDRVWVLAEGRNLADGTPTEIQKNPQVLEAYLGQ
- a CDS encoding adenylate/guanylate cyclase domain-containing protein → MTFTKNRFLKFRESQFSTYLIKIALIAVAYVLGGKLAVSIPGVHLLGSSVWPPAGIAQAALLLFGLRFWPGVALGAFLFDVIDLKPSLMFGLGASFGAGFQAALAAFLLHRFGFRVSLSSLKDVVKLVVFGAILATQISCTLGALRLCLTGLTPWSEYWQVRWNWWLGDAMGVIIFTPLLLIFYQNYKPANKKHKNGNKNVKEAVWLLIWLVLLVTISWVVFASKNVGSISRYPLEYLPFPLIIWAAIQFGQRGAILSSFIVSCIAIWGGSQGGGPFITKAENVSQAILFLQAFMGVITITSLLLAATVAERASAENLLRQSEIKYRELVESANSIILRIDTLGNITFFNEFAQKFFGYSEEEIIGKNVIGTIFPVKKNAQTKLSIMLADIFHHPDRYVNCENKNIRSNGQLVWVSWANKVLTDEDGNLTGVLCVGTDITAKKKAELALKKLNEELETRVEERTITLRQILEKLRYQQEQSERLLLNILPEAIAEQLKQGTNTIADTFANATVLFADIVGFTQLSARVSPSELVRLLNEIFSTFDYLAEKHGLEKIKTIGDAYMVVGGLPMPRSDHAEAIAEMALDMQKAITQFGTSHGETFSIRIGINSGPVVAGVIGIKKFIYDLWGDTVNTASRMESHGLPDCIQVTSATYELLKDKYLFENRGSIHIKGKGEMITYFLTGKKSLPSNSTKVLV